In Acidobacteriota bacterium, the DNA window GGAACTGACCACCGGCGATGACCGCTGCCTGACGTCGGCCGGGATAACCGCCTGTGCGCTCGCCGCTTCGCCGCGATGAACCTCCGACGCTGCCCCTGGGCGGCGCTCTATGCCGCCCTCCTGCCGGTGCGCGGACAAGCGCCAATACAGGAAACCATGGCGTGAGGCGACCCCGGCTGGCGCCCTGCATTTCGTCCCACGCGAGTCCGGAGGGGTCGCTCACGCCATGGCTGCCGGTGCCCGTGTCGATGCCGCTGTGGGCGTCGATCGTGACCGGGCGCGCCGCTGCTTGCTACCGCAGATGTCGCACCGGGTATTGGTAAGGTTGCCCGCACGGTTCGTGGCTCGATCGTGCGGGAAGGACGTGCTCGGTCGTTGGCCCGGAGATTCGACGCAACCGGGGCCGCCAGCCATCACGCATTCGAGTCTCGATCTGTGCTCGGCGCCGTCAAGGCGCGTCGCTTCGCTCTGCCCGCCTGAAATGTGTGCGGCTGCGGCCTTGACCGCGCCTGCGCGCAGATGGTGTCTTGGCAGTTGCGTGATGGCCAGCGACTACCGTTGTTACCAGGGCGGCGTCGTCCGCACGCGGACGCGTACTGTCGACTGTTGACGCTCCGCGATCGCGATGAACGGCGACTGGACATCCACGGTGGACGCGCGAAGGGCATCGATGATGTCGAGCACGAACGCTGCGAAGATGTGACCTGGGCGGAGATACACGATCCCGACGAATGACGTCCCGGTCCGGATCGCGGAGCGGCCGAAGGCAACATCATGCGTGACCACGACGCGCCCGAGACGAGTTGCGGTTTCGAGCACGTCGGCATCAGGTCGGCCGACCAGCGCCTCGTCCCACACCGACCGCACGTCGTGGCCACGAGAGCGAAGGCCACTGACGACATCCGGCGCGATGTTCTCGTCTGCGAGGAGCGGGAAGTCCAGCGGTTTCACGCGGTAATCCGCAGGTCCCACGTCCGATCACCGCGCAGCGCGTTCGCGGCGTAGCGAAACGCCGCGGAGAGCCCCTCGGCCGTGAGTTGCGGATACTGCGCAAGGATCTGCTCGGACGTGGCCCCGCTGGCGGCCAGTTCCAGCAGGAACTCGACGCTCAGACGCGTGCCTCGAACGCAAGGCTTACCGTCGAGAATCTGCGGGTGGGCAACGATGAGGTCTTCGGCCATGTGGCGTGTCCTTGTCGGTCCATTCTACGGTGGGAAGGGATCGGCTCCAACCCGAGGCGCTGCCTCCAGGCCTGCGGCTGTCCATGGGCGAATCTTCCCCATTGACCGCGCGCCGCGCCAGGCGTAGGCTGTCCTCATCGTCCGGGCCCTACTGCACACCTCCCGCGCGAGTGACACTCCGCGCGGGTTGCTGATGGACGGCAGCCTCAGGGCTCCCGCCAGCAGCACACTCCTTCACTAGCACGGTTGCCACTCCGGCGCGCACGTGAGTGCCGTGGCTCGGAGATCCGCTACCGTATGCGACCCGCTCCATCGGTGCGTCGCGGCGGTACCGAAAGCCCGGTCGTTGGCTGGCGATTCGAGGAGGCAGTACGCCAGCGCACCGCACGGCTTTGACACGCGTGGCTTCCAGCCGCGCACACTGCGCAGGCGCGTTGCCTCCGCAGACGCTGTTCGGCACAACCGCCAGCATCTCGCGCAACTGCCAACGACGCGACGGGCTGACAGCCCCTCGCGTTCGAGCGCGCCATCCGTGGACGTTCGGCAACAGCTTGCGAGGTGCACCATGAGGACATGGCTGACGGTCGGCGAAGGCGCCGACTACGCGAATGTGAGTCGGGACACGATCTACACCGCGTGCGAGCGGAAGGAACTCCGGCACGTGCGAATCAGCGGCCGCCGCACGATCCGGCTGCGGCCAATCTGGATCGATGCCTGGATGGAACAGCACGCACGCGAACCGAGAGGCGCTCGGCCGGCGACGAGCGTGCAGGACGGAGCGGCGTCATGAACGTCCAGACGATTCGTTACGCAACACGCGCGTTGACCGAGCGCGAGGTCTCCGAGCTGCTCGGCCTGTCGGTCGCCACGCTGCGCGCCTGGCGGCATCGTGGTCAGGGCCCACGGTTCCTGCGCCTCGGCCGCGCCGTGCGCTACCTGCCGG includes these proteins:
- a CDS encoding DUF5615 family PIN-like protein, which codes for MKPLDFPLLADENIAPDVVSGLRSRGHDVRSVWDEALVGRPDADVLETATRLGRVVVTHDVAFGRSAIRTGTSFVGIVYLRPGHIFAAFVLDIIDALRASTVDVQSPFIAIAERQQSTVRVRVRTTPPW
- a CDS encoding helix-turn-helix domain-containing protein; this translates as MNVQTIRYATRALTEREVSELLGLSVATLRAWRHRGQGPRFLRLGRAVRYLPADLEDFVRASAVDATVALSHDRRFGTEELQS
- a CDS encoding DUF433 domain-containing protein; the encoded protein is MAEDLIVAHPQILDGKPCVRGTRLSVEFLLELAASGATSEQILAQYPQLTAEGLSAAFRYAANALRGDRTWDLRITA
- a CDS encoding helix-turn-helix domain-containing protein, translated to MRTWLTVGEGADYANVSRDTIYTACERKELRHVRISGRRTIRLRPIWIDAWMEQHAREPRGARPATSVQDGAAS